One Leifsonia shinshuensis DNA window includes the following coding sequences:
- a CDS encoding alpha/beta fold hydrolase — protein MSAQPRSARRSSSRSARLSAVLATALALLCLTSLVACTQAERVSEDLGARAYTGRFYADAPSTPQKPGTLVRSETAVGAPRGSTAWRILFWSTDLHGAPVLNSGMLVVPDAPAPAGGRTVVSWGHPTTGTAEKCAPSRSVDPYVWMEGLPELLGQGYAVVATDYTGMGVPGPDSYLIGDTAGRNLLDAVRAARSLPRTDLGSKVLLWGHSQGGQAALFAAQLWKAYAPELDVRAVAVAAPATDLAPLLRADIGDISGVSIASYAFAAYSSVYGAPVESILTPAAARALPAINGFCLITQNDALHAVARPLVGTFLTADPATTQPWQDLLAANTPGSVRLPIPLLVAQGLSDQLVRPDLTKAFVDRELRLGTAVTYDTVPGATHGTIVGKALPRVLAFFAAVG, from the coding sequence ATGTCCGCGCAGCCGCGCTCCGCTCGCCGCTCCAGCAGTCGCTCCGCTCGCCTGTCCGCCGTGCTCGCGACAGCGCTGGCGCTGCTCTGCCTCACCTCCCTCGTCGCCTGTACGCAGGCGGAACGGGTGAGCGAAGACCTCGGCGCGCGCGCATACACCGGCCGGTTCTACGCCGACGCCCCCAGCACGCCGCAGAAACCGGGGACGCTCGTCCGCTCCGAGACCGCCGTCGGCGCCCCGCGCGGCTCGACCGCCTGGCGGATCCTGTTCTGGTCCACCGATCTCCACGGCGCCCCGGTGCTCAACAGCGGCATGCTCGTCGTGCCCGACGCCCCGGCGCCGGCCGGCGGCCGCACGGTCGTCTCCTGGGGGCACCCGACCACCGGCACCGCCGAGAAATGCGCGCCGTCGAGGTCCGTCGACCCGTACGTGTGGATGGAGGGCCTCCCCGAGCTGCTCGGCCAGGGCTACGCGGTCGTCGCCACCGACTACACCGGGATGGGCGTGCCCGGCCCCGACTCGTACCTGATCGGCGACACCGCGGGACGCAACCTGCTCGACGCGGTCAGAGCCGCACGGAGCCTCCCACGCACCGATCTGGGTTCGAAGGTCCTGCTCTGGGGCCACTCGCAGGGCGGCCAGGCGGCCCTGTTCGCCGCGCAGCTGTGGAAGGCCTACGCGCCGGAGCTCGATGTGCGCGCCGTCGCGGTCGCCGCGCCGGCCACCGACCTGGCGCCGCTGCTGCGGGCGGACATCGGCGACATCTCCGGAGTCAGCATCGCCTCGTACGCGTTCGCGGCGTACTCCTCGGTCTACGGCGCGCCGGTGGAGTCCATCCTGACGCCGGCCGCGGCCCGGGCCCTGCCCGCGATCAACGGCTTCTGCCTCATCACGCAGAACGACGCCCTCCATGCCGTCGCCCGGCCGCTGGTCGGCACGTTCCTCACGGCCGACCCGGCCACCACGCAGCCGTGGCAGGACCTGCTCGCCGCCAACACCCCCGGGAGCGTCCGGCTGCCCATCCCGCTGCTGGTCGCCCAGGGCCTCTCCGACCAGCTCGTCCGCCCGGACCTGACGAAGGCCTTCGTCGATCGGGAGCTCCGGCTCGGCACCGCGGTCACGTACGACACCGTGCCGGGGGCGACCCACGGGACCATCGTGGGCAAAGCGCTTCCGCGAGTGCTCGCGTTCTTCGCGGCCGTGGGGTGA
- a CDS encoding glycosyltransferase 87 family protein, translated as MSAVYEAVENDVATPALSWFGQRRNLVSAFVVLHVMFLVALGPAIVTGDALGDLPLYRTWVLDAFQYGQWPGITEPWVYPVGALAPLLAASVAGPALFQLIWFLLITVLNGAAVRVLIREGSTAGYRAAWWWLAFVLVMSPVALLRLEGFTAPLVIIALTVLARRPAVAAALLTVAAWIKVWPAAVLLAAVIGFRRRRPLILAALGVTALVVGTIAALGGARFLTGFLTTQTERGLQLEAPITTPWLWLADLHVPNTYVWQNNTLSTEEVSGPGDSVAAAVIGYALPIALLLVAFLLIRAVRARGPEPVLVVLGSLALVTTLVVFNKVGSPQYVLWIAPVVAVLIRTDPRAARIPSMLLLVIAGLTTLIFPILYIPLTDGDPVVAAILTVRNALFIVLLGWSIRRLFALSRPAAAAEAAEAVEADGSGVAS; from the coding sequence GTGAGTGCCGTGTACGAAGCTGTCGAGAACGACGTCGCGACACCCGCGCTGTCCTGGTTCGGACAGCGACGGAACCTGGTGTCCGCGTTCGTCGTCCTGCACGTGATGTTCCTGGTCGCACTCGGGCCGGCCATCGTCACCGGGGATGCGCTCGGGGACCTGCCGCTCTACCGGACCTGGGTCCTGGACGCCTTCCAGTACGGGCAGTGGCCCGGCATCACGGAGCCGTGGGTGTACCCGGTCGGAGCGCTGGCGCCGCTGCTGGCCGCCAGCGTCGCAGGGCCCGCCCTGTTCCAGTTGATCTGGTTCCTGCTCATCACCGTGCTGAACGGCGCGGCCGTCCGCGTCCTCATCCGGGAGGGCTCGACGGCCGGCTACCGCGCCGCCTGGTGGTGGCTGGCGTTCGTGCTGGTGATGAGCCCCGTCGCGCTCCTGCGCCTGGAGGGCTTCACCGCACCCCTCGTCATCATCGCGCTCACCGTGCTGGCGCGTCGGCCGGCGGTCGCCGCGGCGCTCCTCACCGTGGCGGCGTGGATCAAGGTGTGGCCGGCCGCCGTGCTGCTGGCGGCGGTCATCGGGTTCCGCCGACGCCGCCCGCTGATCCTCGCCGCCCTCGGCGTGACCGCGCTGGTCGTCGGCACGATCGCCGCTCTCGGCGGAGCGCGCTTCCTCACCGGGTTCCTCACCACGCAGACCGAGCGGGGACTCCAGCTCGAGGCGCCGATCACGACGCCCTGGCTGTGGCTGGCCGACCTCCACGTGCCCAACACCTACGTGTGGCAGAACAACACCCTGAGCACGGAGGAGGTGAGCGGGCCAGGAGACAGCGTCGCCGCGGCGGTCATCGGCTACGCGCTGCCGATTGCTCTGCTGCTGGTGGCATTCCTGCTGATCCGGGCGGTCCGGGCTCGCGGTCCCGAGCCGGTTCTCGTCGTTCTCGGCTCCCTCGCGCTGGTGACCACCCTGGTGGTGTTCAACAAAGTCGGGTCGCCCCAGTACGTGCTCTGGATCGCCCCTGTCGTCGCCGTGCTCATCCGGACGGACCCCCGCGCGGCGCGCATCCCGTCGATGCTGCTCCTCGTCATCGCGGGGCTGACCACCCTGATCTTCCCGATCCTGTACATCCCCCTCACCGATGGGGATCCCGTCGTCGCGGCCATCCTGACCGTCCGCAACGCGCTGTTCATCGTCCTGCTCGGCTGGTCGATCAGGAGGCTGTTCGCGCTCAGCCGCCCGGCCGCGGCCGCCGAGGCCGCCGAGGCTGTCGAGGCCGACGGGTCGGGCGTCGCGTCCTAG
- a CDS encoding Type 1 glutamine amidotransferase-like domain-containing protein — MKLLLTSGGITNPSIEAALVDLLGKPIAESRALFVPTAQWGQPQCSPESVWMSIAGKWDDAVGLCDLGWKSVGVLELTALPGIPVERWTSWVRDADVLLVDGGEAVYLTHWLRESGLADLIPSLPDTVWVGVSAGSMALTPRIGRQFVDWEPDGGDGTLGLVGFSIFPHLDYPGWPANTRESAHRWAAGIPGRAYAIDDQTAISVVAGEVRVISEGQWEQFG, encoded by the coding sequence ATGAAGCTGCTCCTCACCTCCGGCGGGATCACCAACCCGAGCATCGAGGCCGCCCTGGTCGACCTCCTGGGCAAGCCGATCGCCGAGTCCCGCGCCCTGTTCGTCCCGACCGCGCAGTGGGGTCAGCCCCAGTGCTCGCCCGAGTCGGTCTGGATGTCGATCGCCGGGAAGTGGGACGACGCCGTCGGGCTCTGCGACCTGGGCTGGAAGTCGGTCGGGGTGCTGGAGCTGACGGCGCTGCCGGGCATCCCCGTCGAGCGCTGGACCTCGTGGGTGCGCGACGCCGACGTGCTGCTGGTCGACGGCGGCGAAGCGGTCTACCTCACGCACTGGCTGCGCGAGTCCGGCCTGGCCGACCTTATCCCGTCGCTGCCCGACACCGTGTGGGTCGGGGTGAGCGCCGGAAGCATGGCGCTGACGCCGCGCATCGGGCGCCAGTTCGTGGACTGGGAGCCGGACGGCGGCGACGGGACGCTGGGGCTGGTCGGCTTCTCGATCTTCCCGCACCTGGACTACCCGGGCTGGCCGGCCAACACGCGCGAGAGCGCGCACCGCTGGGCGGCGGGCATCCCTGGTCGCGCGTACGCGATCGACGACCAGACGGCGATCTCCGTCGTCGCGGGGGAGGTCCGGGTGATCTCCGAGGGGCAGTGGGAGCAGTTCGGCTAG